The Aedes aegypti strain LVP_AGWG chromosome 3, AaegL5.0 Primary Assembly, whole genome shotgun sequence genome contains a region encoding:
- the LOC5570006 gene encoding uncharacterized protein LOC5570006 isoform X2: protein MVSIMDIDPKRQICDTRATLSQSAVSQKSIDLEIPIPLKSPTSTTSPTSPPTSGAASRTLSPQSSVTAATSGTATTPVDTELAKRAMKLDLIESQGSSGTSATSGTSATSTATTTTTHSSNTANSSGTTTTAIMMKHRKLKERTFSDELGSPKSPAAVIDVVDDRKALRDALYQGIFHRHRRTIFAVGSFLRMLKSRNSSYNTIRSSSEGEDDTR, encoded by the exons ATGGTTTCAATTATGGATATCGACCCCAAAAGACAAATCTGTGATACTCGTGCAACACTGTCGCAAAGTGCTGTTAGTCAGAAATCGATCGATCTGGAAATCCCGATCCCACTCAAGTCACCGACATCAACGACATCGCCCACCTCACCACCCACTTCCGGTGCCGCATCAAGAACGCTGTCGCCCCAGTCTTCGGTGACGGCGGCCACCAGTGGCACCGCAACGACACCAGTGGACACCGAACTGGCCAAGCGGGCCATGAAACTGGACCTGATCGAATCGCAGGGCAGTTCCGGAACAAGCGCCACCAGTGGAACCAGTGCAACCAGCACCGCCACCACCACCACTACACATTCCTCCAACACTGCGAACTCGTCCGGTACGACAACGACGGCCATCATGATGAAACACCGGAAGCTGAAGGAGCGCACGTTCAGCGACGAGCTGGGCTCGCCCAAATCGCCGGCCGCTGTAATAG ATGTCGTAGACGATCGCAAGGCACTACGGGACGCGCTGTACCAGGGCATCTTCCACCGGCACCGGAGGACAATCTTCGCCGTCGGGAGTTTCCTGCGGATGCTGAAGAGTCGCAACTCGTCCTACAACACGATTCGCAGCTCGTCCGAGGGAGAGGACGACACGCGATAA
- the LOC5570006 gene encoding uncharacterized protein LOC5570006 isoform X1 — MVSIMDIDPKRQICDTRATLSQSAVSQKSIDLEIPIPLKSPTSTTSPTSPPTSGAASRTLSPQSSVTAATSGTATTPVDTELAKRAMKLDLIESQGSSGTSATSGTSATSTATTTTTHSSNTANSSGTTTTAIMMKHRKLKERTFSDELGSPKSPAAVIGRNGTTHLVVPRQTSLTSQSDVVDDRKALRDALYQGIFHRHRRTIFAVGSFLRMLKSRNSSYNTIRSSSEGEDDTR; from the exons ATGGTTTCAATTATGGATATCGACCCCAAAAGACAAATCTGTGATACTCGTGCAACACTGTCGCAAAGTGCTGTTAGTCAGAAATCGATCGATCTGGAAATCCCGATCCCACTCAAGTCACCGACATCAACGACATCGCCCACCTCACCACCCACTTCCGGTGCCGCATCAAGAACGCTGTCGCCCCAGTCTTCGGTGACGGCGGCCACCAGTGGCACCGCAACGACACCAGTGGACACCGAACTGGCCAAGCGGGCCATGAAACTGGACCTGATCGAATCGCAGGGCAGTTCCGGAACAAGCGCCACCAGTGGAACCAGTGCAACCAGCACCGCCACCACCACCACTACACATTCCTCCAACACTGCGAACTCGTCCGGTACGACAACGACGGCCATCATGATGAAACACCGGAAGCTGAAGGAGCGCACGTTCAGCGACGAGCTGGGCTCGCCCAAATCGCCGGCCGCTGTAATAG GTCGGAATGGTACCACACACCTGGTGGTACCACGCCAAACGTCGCTTACTTCCCAATCAGATGTCGTAGACGATCGCAAGGCACTACGGGACGCGCTGTACCAGGGCATCTTCCACCGGCACCGGAGGACAATCTTCGCCGTCGGGAGTTTCCTGCGGATGCTGAAGAGTCGCAACTCGTCCTACAACACGATTCGCAGCTCGTCCGAGGGAGAGGACGACACGCGATAA